A window of the Juglans microcarpa x Juglans regia isolate MS1-56 chromosome 5D, Jm3101_v1.0, whole genome shotgun sequence genome harbors these coding sequences:
- the LOC121265798 gene encoding zinc finger protein AZF2-like produces the protein MSKNRSQQFSLAAKKGISCSVSVLLTQDQSERQKDLIEIEDVEDKTAFRVSECVAPRKQMMMSQRQAENNSYSRLMIGGKGSRRRASTAMDASKSSSSKVPSKKAIKCKYEFEQLSVDHLKQRNRNIEINSRPKLRPFEPQIQKRILKKPHEYTCRKCSKTFPTFLALGGHRSCHGEDKNTKAVEPSIGAIQRKKNATPSVKVEETRESGEHASLHICNLYYKRFPTDQALGGHKKCHWATVRSAKARARCGGKGEDHTSQTTTALTIVQLPLQEGATDH, from the coding sequence ATGTCCAAAAACCGCTCGCAGCAATTTTCTTTGGCAGCAAAAAAGggaatttcttgtagtgtgtctGTACTTCTGACGCAAGATCAATCAGAAAGGCAAAAAGATTTGATCGAAATTGAAGATGTTGAGGACAAAACAGCATTCCGAGTTTCTGAATGTGTTGCCCCAAGGAAGCAGATGATGATGTCCCAACGTCAAGCGGAAAATAACAGCTATTCTCGATTAATGATTGGTGGTAAAGGGTCTAGGAGGCGTGCAAGTACAGCCATGGATGCAAGCAAAAGTTCTAGTAGTAAAGTTCCGTCGAAAAAAGCAATCAAATGCAAGTACGAGTTTGAGCAGTTATCCGTAGATCATCTCAAGCAACGAAATCGCAACATTGAGATTAATTCGAGGCCCAAACTGAGACCTTTTGAGCCTCAGATTCAGAAAAGGATACTCAAGAAGCCTCATGAATATACATGCAGGAAATGTAGCAAAACATTCCCAACTTTTCTAGCATTGGGAGGTCATAGATCCTGCCATGGCGAAGATAAGAACACTAAAGCTGTGGAACCATCGATTGGAGCTATACAACGGAAAAAGAATGCCACTCCCAGTGTAAAAGTTGAAGAAACAAGAGAATCTGGAGAGCATGCATCTTTGCACATATGCAACTTATACTACAAACGTTTCCCAACAGATCAAGCTCTTGGTGGCCATAAGAAGTGCCACTGGGCAACAGTACGATCAGCAAAAGCTCGAGCAAGATGTGGAGGCAAGGGTGAAGATCACACTAGTCAGACTACAACTGCTCTTACAATTGTACAATTGCCATTGCAGGAGGGAGCAACTGATCATTAG
- the LOC121264484 gene encoding uncharacterized protein LOC121264484 isoform X1 — translation MSMAVNQPMRRCRGLAGCTEFMKLRKLGLIPLQINDGERAASCLNVVFFTTRVTWIINHHATMVQNSWDVVDAQEKEELINRVRADFILDWSKRNHREMVEKNLGKKFNDFHYQFHKIYMGCATHQEALLKTTSLVEPDVWKKLCERWGSDEFKKVSNQNKANRKKQRVNHTPGRKSFVRLIQKMVFEVGDTSWNGRKTESWAYICWSRAWCSILLKVIFELCRHKLFEVD, via the exons ATGTCAATGGCAGTGAACCAACCAATGCGGAGGTGTCGTGGACTAGCTGGGTGCACTGAGTTTATGAAGCTACGTAAGCTTGGTTTGATTCCTTTGCAGATTAATGATGGTGAAAGGGCAGCATCATGTTTGAATGTGGTGTTCTTTACAACAAGAGTAACATGGATTATCAATCATCATGCAACCATGGTTCAAAATAGTTGGGATGTTGTAGATGCACAAGAGAAAGAGGAGCTGATCAATCGTGTCAGG GCTGATTTCATCCTAGATTGGAGCAAAAGGAATCATCGCGAAATGGTCGAGAAGAACCTCGGAAAGAAGTTCAATGACTTCCACTACCAGTTTCATAAAATATACATGGGTTGTGCAACACACCAGGAGGCATTACTGAAGACAACATCATTGGTGGAACCAGATGTATGGAAAAAGTTATGTGAGAGATGGGGGAGTGACGAATTCAAG AAAGTATCCAATCAAAATAAGGCCAATAGGAAAAAGCAGCGTGTGAACCACACACCAGGCAGAAAGTCATTTGTGAGGTTAATACAAAAGATG GTTTTTGAAGTTGGTGATACTAGCTGGAATGGCAGAAAAACAGAGTCATGGGCATATATTTGTTGGTCTAGAGCTTGGTGTTCCATTTTGTTAAAGGTTATTTTTGAACTTT GTAGACATAAGTTGTTTGAGGTTGATTAA
- the LOC121264484 gene encoding uncharacterized protein LOC121264484 isoform X2 translates to MSMAVNQPMRRCRGLAGCTEFMKLRKLGLIPLQINDGERAASCLNVVFFTTRVTWIINHHATMVQNSWDVVDAQEKEELINRVRADFILDWSKRNHREMVEKNLGKKFNDFHYQFHKIYMGCATHQEALLKTTSLVEPDVWKKLCERWGSDEFKKVSNQNKANRKKQRVNHTPGRKSFVRLIQKMVFEVGDTSWNGRKTESWAYICWSRAWCSILLKVDISCLRLIKET, encoded by the exons ATGTCAATGGCAGTGAACCAACCAATGCGGAGGTGTCGTGGACTAGCTGGGTGCACTGAGTTTATGAAGCTACGTAAGCTTGGTTTGATTCCTTTGCAGATTAATGATGGTGAAAGGGCAGCATCATGTTTGAATGTGGTGTTCTTTACAACAAGAGTAACATGGATTATCAATCATCATGCAACCATGGTTCAAAATAGTTGGGATGTTGTAGATGCACAAGAGAAAGAGGAGCTGATCAATCGTGTCAGG GCTGATTTCATCCTAGATTGGAGCAAAAGGAATCATCGCGAAATGGTCGAGAAGAACCTCGGAAAGAAGTTCAATGACTTCCACTACCAGTTTCATAAAATATACATGGGTTGTGCAACACACCAGGAGGCATTACTGAAGACAACATCATTGGTGGAACCAGATGTATGGAAAAAGTTATGTGAGAGATGGGGGAGTGACGAATTCAAG AAAGTATCCAATCAAAATAAGGCCAATAGGAAAAAGCAGCGTGTGAACCACACACCAGGCAGAAAGTCATTTGTGAGGTTAATACAAAAGATG GTTTTTGAAGTTGGTGATACTAGCTGGAATGGCAGAAAAACAGAGTCATGGGCATATATTTGTTGGTCTAGAGCTTGGTGTTCCATTTTGTTAAAG GTAGACATAAGTTGTTTGAGGTTGATTAAAGAgacatga
- the LOC121264484 gene encoding uncharacterized protein LOC121264484 isoform X3 — translation MSMAVNQPMRRCRGLAGCTEFMKLRKLGLIPLQINDGERAASCLNVVFFTTRVTWIINHHATMVQNSWDVVDAQEKEELINRVRADFILDWSKRNHREMVEKNLGKKFNDFHYQFHKIYMGCATHQEALLKTTSLVEPDVWKKLCERWGSDEFKKVSNQNKANRKKQRVNHTPGRKSFVRLIQKMVDISCLRLIKET, via the exons ATGTCAATGGCAGTGAACCAACCAATGCGGAGGTGTCGTGGACTAGCTGGGTGCACTGAGTTTATGAAGCTACGTAAGCTTGGTTTGATTCCTTTGCAGATTAATGATGGTGAAAGGGCAGCATCATGTTTGAATGTGGTGTTCTTTACAACAAGAGTAACATGGATTATCAATCATCATGCAACCATGGTTCAAAATAGTTGGGATGTTGTAGATGCACAAGAGAAAGAGGAGCTGATCAATCGTGTCAGG GCTGATTTCATCCTAGATTGGAGCAAAAGGAATCATCGCGAAATGGTCGAGAAGAACCTCGGAAAGAAGTTCAATGACTTCCACTACCAGTTTCATAAAATATACATGGGTTGTGCAACACACCAGGAGGCATTACTGAAGACAACATCATTGGTGGAACCAGATGTATGGAAAAAGTTATGTGAGAGATGGGGGAGTGACGAATTCAAG AAAGTATCCAATCAAAATAAGGCCAATAGGAAAAAGCAGCGTGTGAACCACACACCAGGCAGAAAGTCATTTGTGAGGTTAATACAAAAGATG GTAGACATAAGTTGTTTGAGGTTGATTAAAGAgacatga